The genomic DNA GGAAAAACCGTACTTCGGCCGCGCGAGGATCTCCTCCGGAAGCCACGGAGCCACCGCGCGGCGGAAGAGGATCTTCGTCGCGCCGGGGCGCACGAGCTGGTCATCCGGGAGCGCGAGCCCGAATTCCACCACCCTCCGGTCGAGCAGGGGGACGCGGACTTCGAGCCCGTGGGCCATCGACGCGCGGTCGACGAGCGCCAGGATGTTGTCGGGGAGGTACGTCTTCCGGTCCAGATGGCACAGCCGGGCAGCAGGCGAGAGGTCTTCGCGGTAGAAGCGACGGAAGAGCCAGGCGGGATCGTCGGCCGCGAACGCCGGGTCGAAGATCACCCGGCGCTCCTCGCGCGTGAAGAATCCGCGCAGCGCGAAGTACCGGTCGACCGGGTCGGAGGAGACGAACTTCCGGAGTCCCTCCGCGCGCGCCGCCCAGACGCTCCCCCGGAGAGGAGCCAGGAGGCGCCGGTCGGTCCACCCGAAGATCGGAAGGAGTCCCGTCACGCGCCGCCGCCGGACGTCGTACGCGAGGGAGCTCTCGTGCCAGCCGTAGCCGCCGAAGACCTCGTCGCCGCCGTCGCCCGAGAGGACGACCTTCGCCCGGGAGCGTGCGAGGCGCGACAGGTGGAAGAAAGCGAGCGCCCGGGCGTCGCTCACCGGCTCGTCGAGCGCGCCCGTGATTTCGTCGATCGCGTCCCCCACGTCGCCATGCGTGAGCTCTTCGGCGGCGTGGTCCGTGCCGAGCCGGCGAGCGGCGATCTCCGCGTGCCGCATGTCCTCCTGGCCGCCGTCCCGGTAGGCGACCGTGAACGTCGGAACCGGCCCGGGCGAGAATTCCTGGAGGAGCGCCGTGACGCAGGTCGAGTCGAGACCTCCCGAAAGGAGTG from Thermoanaerobaculia bacterium includes the following:
- the asnB gene encoding asparagine synthase (glutamine-hydrolyzing) codes for the protein FNFRELRRADRRRDLPYRGTGDAEVLLHALNARGRAALETLEGMFAFAYFDPRDRSLLLARDRIGIKPLYYFEKGGTFLFASEPKALLVHPAVSAEVDPEALGDYLSYGYVPFDRGIFRGVRKLPPGHALVRARGRTTVSPYWEPEPAAIGADPPEELREVLRRAVRSHAVSDVPVGSLLSGGLDSTCVTALLQEFSPGPVPTFTVAYRDGGQEDMRHAEIAARRLGTDHAAEELTHGDVGDAIDEITGALDEPVSDARALAFFHLSRLARSRAKVVLSGDGGDEVFGGYGWHESSLAYDVRRRRVTGLLPIFGWTDRRLLAPLRGSVWAARAEGLRKFVSSDPVDRYFALRGFFTREERRVIFDPAFAADDPAWLFRRFYREDLSPAARLCHLDRKTYLPDNILALVDRASMAHGLEVRVPLLDRRVVEFGLALPDDQLVRPGATKILFRRAVAPWLPEEILARPKYGFSPPFKRWVSAGNGRPAFDRLRRGALARDGIVDVRALERRIASGMPRRWNKLWLLVVLDRWYSRWIAGANADRAAAALA